Genomic segment of Dehalogenimonas alkenigignens:
CCCAGTATCCGCGGCTCCATGGCGCGCGGGTGGCGGGTGCGGGTGACGATGACCTCTTCGAACAACGGTGCCAGCACTTCCGCCATGCCGCCGACGTTTTTGTCGGCGGATGCCCCGATGACCAGTACCGCCGGGTGCGGCAGGAGATCCCGGCCGCCGAAATAGGCATCGAGCGAGGCGGCGAGTTCCGCCGCCGCCGCCGGATTGTGGGCGCCGTCGGCGATGATGAGCGGGCTTTTGTCCAGGACCTGAAACCGCCCCGGCCAAACGGTCTTTGCCAGCCCGAGCTCGATGGCTGTTTTATCGAGGCCAGCCACGCCCAGTCCGGCCAGCGTTTCCAGCGCCGCTACCGCCGCCGCGCAGTTGACCCGCTGGAAGGTGCCCAGAAGCGGCAGGCTGATGTCGTAGCGGCCGAGCCGGCCTGCCAGAGAAAACGCCTGCCGCCCGCCGCGGTACTCTGACGGCGCGGCCTGTTCCGGATCAACCCTGACCAGGTGGGCGCCCCTTTGCCGGCAGACATCCTCGATAACCCTTCTCGCCTCCGGAGCCTGGGGCGCCATGATGACCGGAACGCCGGATTTGATGATGCCCGCCTTCTCGGAAGCGATCTGTCCCAGGGTGTCGCCCAGCACCTCGGTATGCTCCAGGGCGATGGTGGTGATGACGCACAGGTCGGGACGGGCGACGTTGGTGGCGTCCAGCCGGCCGCCCAGGCCGACCTCGATGACCTGCCAATCTACGTTGTGCGCGGCGAAAAAATCGAAAGCCAGCGCCGTCATGATCTCGAAGGTGGTCAGCGCGCCGTAGCGGGCTTCGGCGTTGATGGCCTCGACTATTGGCTTCAGCCGTTCGATCCCGGCGATCAGTTCGTCCTCGCCGATGAACCTGTCGTTGATCTTAAAACGTTCGTAAGTTTCGATGAGGTGGGGAGAGGTATACAGCCCTGTCTGGTAGCCGGCTTCCCTGAGCACCGCAAAGATCATGGCCGCCGTGGAACCCTTGCCTTTACTGCCGGCGATGTGGACCGTTCTGGCTTTAAGGTGAGGCTCCCCGAGCCGCTCCAGCAGCAGCCGCACCCGGCGCAGGTCATAGCGGGCGTCGTCGCGCGGCCGCGGGACGGCTTCATAATCGACGAAACCGTAAAGCCAGAGCAGAGCGGCGTGGTATTCGGGTCGCATGATTCAATAATACCAGTAATCCGGAGGCTTGGAGAAACCCTCCTCTCCGGATTACCGGTATCAGATTATCGGGGGGTTAGCCCTTGCTGAAGGACGAGCCGCCGGTGACATTGACGTCGCCGATGGCCGGGTTGCCGAAATACCGCAGCGAGGAGGCGCCGGAGAGCTGGACATCCAGCCTGCCGGAGGCGTTCACCGTGCCGGATGAGGCGCCGGAGAAATTGACTTTGACGTCGGTGCCGGTGAAATCCCGCAGCGTGACATGGGAGGCGCCTGAGGCGGTAACCTCCAGGTTCCTGCCGAGGCCGGACAAATCGGCGTTGGAAGCGCCGCTTATATTGAGGCGGGCGTCGACGCATTCCAGGCTGCCTTTGACCCGCGACGCGCCTGAAGCTTCAATATAAACGTTGCCGCTCCTGAAATCAGCCAGGGTGATGCTGCTGGCTCCGGAAACCTTGAGATCAAGGTCATGGTTGAAATTAAAACCGCTGACCGATGCTTCGGAGGCGCTGGATACCTCGAGGGCGTTCAGATCGGGCATGGTGATGCTGGCTTCCAGGTTGGCCACTGTATAACTGCCGCTTTTCAGGCGCACCTGCAGGGTATCGCCGTTAACTTCAAGGTCGAGATACTCGAAAATATTCTCGTTGGTGGTCACCGTCACGGAGAAAGCGCTGCCGCGGCTGATCTCCGCTTCAAAGGTGGAAGACACTTCCACCCGGCTGAAACCCGATAAATTAAAAGCTTTCGTCTCCACCGGGCCCCGGCCGATGATGCTGCCGAACGGGAAGCAGCCAGCGGCGGTCACCGCTAAAGACGCGGTCAACAGCAGGGTCAACATTTTTTTCATTTTCTTAGCCTCCGGTTCCAGTATAAACCGGATCCGGGCCCGGCGCATCGGAATCAAGGGGAGTTTTTTGACTCAACTTTCGGTCAGGCTGATCGCGGTTATCCATTGAGTTGAAACCCGGCGCCTTATTTCCGGCTGAAGGAGGAAGCGCCGGTAATCTTGATATTACCCATCTCTGGCGTGCCGAGCCAGCGCAGGCTGGAAGCTCCCGTAACGTCGGCATCAAGTTTCCCGGTCAAATTGAGGGTAGCTGTGGAAGCGCCGCCGAGTTTGACTTTAGCATCGCCGAGGCTCATCTTTTCCAGGTTGGCGTTGGAAGCCCCGGACAGTTCGACGGCCGCCGAATCCGCTTTGCCGGTAAGTTCGACATGAGATGCCGCCCCGGCCATGATTTCCAGAGTGCCGCAGGCAACATCCCCGGACAGCTTGGAGGCGCCGGCCAGCTCGACCTTGAACAGCCCGCCGCCGGCAAAACCGGTAATTTCGCCGCGGCTGGCGGCGGCGAACTCAACGGCTTGAAGCGACGGCATGGCGATCAGGACTTTGGGGGTTGGCGACCCCTTGAACAGCAGTCCCAGGTGCCCCCAGCGGGCTTCCAGCCTGGCGGTCAGCCGGCCCGCGGCGACGGTCAATTTAATATCGTTCAGAACCTCTTCATCCGCTTCCACAGCAATCGAATAAGTATCCGCGCGCCTGATCTCTACTTTTAAGGCGTTGCGCGCCTCGACCTCGGTAAACCCGGAGAAATCGTATTCTTTTCGTGCCATATGCCACCTCTCGCTACTTCTGTGGAAATTATAGCACTGGCTGCCAAGCGACGGTGAACTGGCCGGGCTTCCGCTTTACGTCAGGGCGGCCGCCTTGCTATTATCTCGCCGTCGACAGGGGGAAATATGCTGCAAACGGTTAACGCTTCAACTCTGATTGCGCTGCTTAAGACACTGCCGCTGGACCTGACTTTCATGGACGCCGCTGACCGCATCGTGTGGTTTTCGGCTCACCGCATCTTCAACCGGCCACCGGACATCATCGGCAGGAACGTCAGGGAGTGCCATCAGCCGTCGAGTTGGGCGGCCATAGATAGAATGGTGGCGGACTTCAAGTCCGGCAGCCGCGACTCGGAGGAGCACCTGGTGGAAAAGAGCGACGGGCGCCGGATCCGCATACGCTACCTGGCGGTCCGCAGCCCGTCCGGTGAATACCTCGGCCTCATGGAATTGGCTGAACTGATTACGGGCTGAACGCCGGGCACGCTCCGGAAAGGCAGCAGCCGCGGCACCGCGGTTTCTTTCGGCAGCTCTCCTTGCCGTGCCGGACGATCAAGGCGTGGTATTCGTTGAATGTGGCCGCCTCGCGCGGCAGGTTAGCCATGAACAACCGCTGCCAGGCGTCGTAAGTGTCCCTGTCAGGCTTGATGCCCAGGCGAGGATACAGGCGCCGGGTATAGGCGTCGATAACGAAGATTGGCCGCCCCAGGGCGTAGAGCAGGATGGAGTCCGCCGTCTCCGGCCCGATGCCGTGAACCCCGAGTAATTCCTCTCTCAAATCTTCGAAATCCCGCCTGTCCAGCCTCGACAGGTCGTCGCCGTAGGTCCCCAGCCACTCCACCATGGCTTTCAGCTTCCTGGCTTTGGCGTTGTAGTAGCCGGACGGGTAGATCAACGCGGCCAGGTCGGCGGCAGGCATGTCTCTGAGCGCCGCGGCTGAGAGTTTGCCGGCCGCTTTCAGGTTGCCAATGGCTTTCTCGACGTTAACCCAGGCGGAGGATTGGGTAAGCACTGCTCCGGTCATGACCTCGAAAGGCGTTTCCGCCGGCCACCACCGCTGAGGCCCGTAGCATTCCAGCAGCAAGCGGTAAACCGCTTTCAGCTTTTCCGCTGATGACGCGTCGCCCATTCCGGGGCAAATACTCCTTCCAGCGGTGAGTCGTAGCCTGGAATGAAGGGCTTGATGTCCAGCACCGGCGTGCCGTCAATGGCATCCAGCCCGCGGACAACCAGAGTGGAGCCGCGCCGTTCTAACAGCCTGTCTTCGTGAAGGCGCCTCTTCTTCATCCCGCTCGCCGCCTGTCGCGTAAATATATCTTCAGCCCGATGAACAACAGCACAGCCCCTGGTATCCCCGCCATCAGGATTATCCCGAGGTCCTCCATCGGTCCGTCGCTGTTGCCGGCCAGGAATCTAACCAGAAAAGTCAGAAACAAGATGCCCCACATGGATGGCGCAAGCGCCGGATGGATCTCCCGCGCTGCGTAGCTAACGAGCAGCGCGCCGACAAGGAATAAAAATATCGTCAGAGCGCCCATTATAGAGTTGAGTGGGTCTGTGAAATAGATGCCGTAGCCCAGCACCGGCCACACCAGCGCGAGGATAATTATCCCACCCGCCGCGGCCAGGATTATTCTATGAGTTTTTTTCATGTCCTACCGCCGCTG
This window contains:
- a CDS encoding PAS domain-containing protein gives rise to the protein MLQTVNASTLIALLKTLPLDLTFMDAADRIVWFSAHRIFNRPPDIIGRNVRECHQPSSWAAIDRMVADFKSGSRDSEEHLVEKSDGRRIRIRYLAVRSPSGEYLGLMELAELITG
- a CDS encoding head GIN domain-containing protein gives rise to the protein MKKMLTLLLTASLAVTAAGCFPFGSIIGRGPVETKAFNLSGFSRVEVSSTFEAEISRGSAFSVTVTTNENIFEYLDLEVNGDTLQVRLKSGSYTVANLEASITMPDLNALEVSSASEASVSGFNFNHDLDLKVSGASSITLADFRSGNVYIEASGASRVKGSLECVDARLNISGASNADLSGLGRNLEVTASGASHVTLRDFTGTDVKVNFSGASSGTVNASGRLDVQLSGASSLRYFGNPAIGDVNVTGGSSFSKG
- a CDS encoding endonuclease III domain-containing protein, producing the protein MGDASSAEKLKAVYRLLLECYGPQRWWPAETPFEVMTGAVLTQSSAWVNVEKAIGNLKAAGKLSAAALRDMPAADLAALIYPSGYYNAKARKLKAMVEWLGTYGDDLSRLDRRDFEDLREELLGVHGIGPETADSILLYALGRPIFVIDAYTRRLYPRLGIKPDRDTYDAWQRLFMANLPREAATFNEYHALIVRHGKESCRKKPRCRGCCLSGACPAFSP
- a CDS encoding head GIN domain-containing protein gives rise to the protein MARKEYDFSGFTEVEARNALKVEIRRADTYSIAVEADEEVLNDIKLTVAAGRLTARLEARWGHLGLLFKGSPTPKVLIAMPSLQAVEFAAASRGEITGFAGGGLFKVELAGASKLSGDVACGTLEIMAGAASHVELTGKADSAAVELSGASNANLEKMSLGDAKVKLGGASTATLNLTGKLDADVTGASSLRWLGTPEMGNIKITGASSFSRK
- a CDS encoding TrmO family methyltransferase domain-containing protein, translated to MKKRRLHEDRLLERRGSTLVVRGLDAIDGTPVLDIKPFIPGYDSPLEGVFAPEWATRHQRKS
- a CDS encoding bifunctional folylpolyglutamate synthase/dihydrofolate synthase, translating into MRPEYHAALLWLYGFVDYEAVPRPRDDARYDLRRVRLLLERLGEPHLKARTVHIAGSKGKGSTAAMIFAVLREAGYQTGLYTSPHLIETYERFKINDRFIGEDELIAGIERLKPIVEAINAEARYGALTTFEIMTALAFDFFAAHNVDWQVIEVGLGGRLDATNVARPDLCVITTIALEHTEVLGDTLGQIASEKAGIIKSGVPVIMAPQAPEARRVIEDVCRQRGAHLVRVDPEQAAPSEYRGGRQAFSLAGRLGRYDISLPLLGTFQRVNCAAAVAALETLAGLGVAGLDKTAIELGLAKTVWPGRFQVLDKSPLIIADGAHNPAAAAELAASLDAYFGGRDLLPHPAVLVIGASADKNVGGMAEVLAPLFEEVIVTRTRHPRAMEPRILGRAFEALGKRVNHTSTTAEALVLGVQMAGAGGLVCVTGSLFAVGETLELWQAGEAKA